From one Lolium rigidum isolate FL_2022 chromosome 4, APGP_CSIRO_Lrig_0.1, whole genome shotgun sequence genomic stretch:
- the LOC124648264 gene encoding DELLA protein SLR1-like: protein MDPAAGKLPLPSAPGAATTTNGAGASMCTAVVPAVPLPPTFAEAEAARKRQEQAENNAIRLVHLLVTCAKAIQAGDYAVAFRNLSEAHTALTTKVTAASGIGRVVSHFALALAHRLVPASPTLPGGVLDAASSAAHAGELYRQFYDAGPYLKFAHFMANQAILRAFDGCDRVHIIDLAIMQGVQWPALIRTLSLRPGGPPAIRLTGVGPPPAEDGSCNELYEVGLRLAEFARACNVPFSFRAVTGHDLDSLQPWMFQIIPGEALAVNSIYQLHRLLVDPDAASTSRPSPIDAVLGWVAAMQPRVFAVVEQEADHNKSSLVERFTNALFYYAAVIDSMEARSPHHRSLGAEAYLQREIFDIVCGEGSGRVERHEPLNLWRARLLRAGFAQLPVGPRETWQALTLLREYSGARFGVMQSAGCLTLMWHDQPLFTASVWSGAPTNTVAAGMLLEPADINKSSSDHQQVAAGGIAMQ, encoded by the coding sequence ATGGACCCCGCCGCCGGCAAACTTCCGCTCCCGTCCGCCCCCGGCGCTGCCACGACGACCAACGGCGCCGGCGCATCCATGTGCACGGCCGTCGTGCCCGCCGTCCCGCTCCCGCCCACCTTTGCTGAGGCTGAGGCCGCAAGGAAGCGCCAGGAGCAGGCCGAGAACAACGCGATCCGTCTCGTGCACCTCCTCGTCACGTGCGCCAAGGCCATCCAGGCGGGCGACTACGCGGTCGCCTTCCGCAACCTGTCCGAGGCGCACACGGCACTCACCACCAAGGTCACGGCGGCCTCCGGGATCGGACGCGTCGTCAGCCATTTCGCTCTCGCGTTGGCTCACCGCCTCGTCCCGGCGTCACCGACCCTACCCGGCGGCGTGCTCGACGCGGCCTCGTCCGCGGCCCACGCCGGAGAGCTGTACCGCCAGTTCTACGACGCGGGGCCCTACCTCAAGTTCGCCCACTTCATGGCCAACCAGGCCATCCTGCGGGCCTTCGACGGTTGCGACCGCGTGCACATCATCGACCTCGCCATCATGCAGGGCGTGCAGTGGCCAGCACTCATCAGGACCCTCTCCCTCCGCCCCGGCGGCCCGCCTGCCATCCGCCTCACCGGAGTCGGCCCTCCACCCGCCGAAGATGGATCGTGCAACGAGCTCTACGAGGTGGGGCTCCGCCTCGCCGAGTTCGCGCGCGCCTGCAACGTGCCCTTCTCCTTCCGCGCGGTGACCGGCCACGACCTCGACTCGCTCCAGCCCTGGATGTTCCAGATCATCCCCGGCGAGGCGCTGGCTGTGAACTCCATCTACCAGCTCCACCGCCTCCTCGTGGACCCGGACGCCGCGTCCACGTCCCGCCCCTCGcccatcgacgccgtcctcggctGGGTCGCCGCCATGCAGCCCAGGGTGTTCGCGGTCGTCGAGCAGGAGGCGGACCACAATAAGTCGTCGCTGGTGGAGCGGTTCACCAACGCGCTCTTCTACTACGCAGCCGTGATCGACTCCATGGAGGCGAGGTCCCCTCACCACCGCAGCCTCGGAGCGGAGGCGTACCTGCAGCgggagatcttcgacatcgtctgcGGCGAGGGCAGTGGCCGCGTCGAGCGCCACGAGCCGCTCAACCTCTGGCGCGCCCGGCTCTTGCGCGCCGGGTTTGCCCAGTTACCGGTCGGGCCGAGGGAGACCTGGCAGGCGCTCACTCTGCTCCGCGAGTACTCCGGCGCCAGGTTCGGCGTGATGCAGAGCGCCGGCTGCCTGACGCTCATGTGGCACGATCAGCCGCTG